atatgttttgtaTACTAAGTATTGGGAATTGATTTGACGCAGGAGCCCAAACACGGAATCGACGTCGGAAGGCGAAACGGATCAGACTCGTCGCAGTCCCATAGTAGTGCCGAAGAGCCAAGGGCTGCGCGAGATGTGTCGCGACGTCCTCGGCTGTGTCCTGGTGATGATCGCCTCGTGCCTGGTCTACTTCACCGACAGCCAAGTGGCCAAATTCGTCGATCCCATCATCGCCATCATCTCCGCCGTCTCCCTCTTCTTCATCAGCCTGCCTTACAGTGAGTTATATGAAAAaccgttaaacaatacttttattttataggtATTGACTAACGTTTttcaatcaacttttttcagtgAAGGAATCGGGCCTGATTCTCCTGCAGACAATTCCGAATCACATCAACATCGATTCCCTGCAAAAAGACCTCCTCGCGGCGTTTCCTGACATCGTGAACGTGCATGACTTGCACGTGTGGCAGCTCAATGGGGAGAAAGTCGTCTCGACCGTTCATATCATTTACGCCGATCCTACGGTAAACAATGCCTTGCTTTATCGTTACAGCTTGATTGATTCATTGTTGACCATCTGATGgtttattcaaattttgatCATTAATTCGCAGGTGTGCGCCAGGATCACCGACCAGATAACTGCCTTTTTCAATGACATGGGGATAACCCACGTTACCATTCAGCCGGAATTTTGCAAGGTGAGAATCGTTTCGTTGCACAACGAATAACTTTAATCTCATTTTAATCGCATTGTTTGCTTTCCTTGAATCGCTGCTCCTTCCAAGCGTTTGAACGTTACGTATGTACAGAGGGCAGCGTCGTATCTTACGCGACCTGACTCTGCAATTACAACAAAGTCTTTCCGTACAGATGTGACATTTGTTGGATAAATCGATTagaacaatttattttttattttcagatgAAACCACACACGGGACCACACATCGACTGCCTAATACGCTGCCAAAGCAAGCACTGCAGCGCATCGACCTGTTGCTCGCGAGACGAGcttctcgacgacgacgaccaccaccaccaccaccaccaccaccaccaccaccacgaCCACCACATAGTCAGCAAGAAATTCGGCTCCAAAGAGATCCTCCCCGCCGACCCGTCGCCCGTCGATCTCAAGCGTTTCACCATAAACGTCAGCGAGATAAACGAGACGTCGTGCGAAACCGGCTGCGTCAAACGCAGTATCAGCGCCAGCGAACTGACCGTCGAAGTCAGCCAGAAGAACCACGACAATCGTCGTACCGTCAATGTTGATATTGTGGAAAACAAAGCGACGCTCGAGGTGCTACAGACCAACGACGACGAGCTCGCGATAACGGAATGCAGCGACGACGGGGAGGAACGATGAGAGTATAGAATATATAAGACGTGTGATGTGTGGATGAATACGTGCCTTATATTGTaaatgagatttttttttaagaaatatgtAAGGAAAACGAGAAGACTGGATGCTATAGTATTTTAAGTTACGTATAGGGACCGAGTCGTCTATTTTGTGTACAAAGAGTTGTTGctcgcatgtgtgtgtgtgtgtgtgtgttgctgATGTATCTACAGTCTGTGTATAATGTGAATATTAGGTTCAATTTGTATACGGTATAGATGCCACGAAATCTTTGAGAGATTCTCAGTGTGCTGagacaataattttttctattcTACGGGACAATGTATTTTGTACAAAGCCACTTTGCTATAATTAATACGCAGTTTTGAACTTGTAGCTAGAGAAAACAGCGAAATGACTATACCGTACGTTATAGTTGAATAGCGAAGGATTTAAATGATGAGATATatgtaatatttttgtaagatGTGTATTGCCCTGTGTACATTTTATGAAGTTTTACACAGACGAGTTTCAAGTCTATCTTTCTATCATACCATTGTATATCTGTATTTCAagattttaaacaattatataAGATAAGAGATAAACCTT
The sequence above is a segment of the Nasonia vitripennis strain AsymCx chromosome 3, Nvit_psr_1.1, whole genome shotgun sequence genome. Coding sequences within it:
- the LOC100117638 gene encoding zinc homeostasis factor 1; translation: MAVKEWFRKLRPVQLYLVLFFTIAYFAVEIVAFYVSHTLTLLINAYHMLCNIVALIGCIASIKYENEGNKSHESSLASLKDSASSLDEKSLNQPSTKKSKQSKSERRMKNTFGWARIDVVTMLICCVLLASFCFSTIVESVQTLLHIDHLDAMHYPLPIMSIGASGILLNAFCYFLIGGYTFNQGVFLHFTQNGEVVLKRSPNTESTSEGETDQTRRSPIVVPKSQGLREMCRDVLGCVLVMIASCLVYFTDSQVAKFVDPIIAIISAVSLFFISLPYMKESGLILLQTIPNHINIDSLQKDLLAAFPDIVNVHDLHVWQLNGEKVVSTVHIIYADPTVCARITDQITAFFNDMGITHVTIQPEFCKMKPHTGPHIDCLIRCQSKHCSASTCCSRDELLDDDDHHHHHHHHHHHHDHHIVSKKFGSKEILPADPSPVDLKRFTINVSEINETSCETGCVKRSISASELTVEVSQKNHDNRRTVNVDIVENKATLEVLQTNDDELAITECSDDGEER